One region of Cucurbita pepo subsp. pepo cultivar mu-cu-16 chromosome LG03, ASM280686v2, whole genome shotgun sequence genomic DNA includes:
- the LOC111791860 gene encoding bZIP transcription factor 53-like, with amino-acid sequence MASIPRKSSPGSNGGSQPAIPDERKRKRMQSNRESARRSRMKKQKQVEDLTGELSRLQIANNQLLQSIGAKEQAFVQVDNMNNVLRAQAMELTDRLRSLNSVLQIVEEVSGLAMDIPEIPDPLLKPWEFSRPALPVADMFLC; translated from the coding sequence ATGGCATCTATTCCAAGGAAAAGCTCCCCCGGATCAAATGGAGGTTCGCAACCTGCCATTCCTGatgagaggaagaggaagcgGATGCAATCCAACAGAGAATCGGCTCGGAGATCTCGGATGAAAAAGCAGAAGCAAGTGGAAGACCTCACGGGGGAGCTGAGTCGATTACAAATTGCGAATAATCAGCTTCTGCAGAGCATTGGTGCCAAGGAGCAAGCATTTGTCCAGGTCGACAACATGAACAATGTTCTCAGGGCTCAAGCTATGGAACTGACTGATCGTCTGCGGTCCCTGAACTCGGTCCTTCAGATTGTCGAGGAGGTTAGCGGGCTTGCTATGGACATCCCTGAAATTCCCGATCCTCTCTTGAAGCCGTGGGAGTTCTCTCGGCCAGCTCTGCCCGTAGCTGACATGTTCCTGTGTTAG
- the LOC111789865 gene encoding protein trichome birefringence-like 6 translates to MERQRSFAVKPTRYLVFTFTISSFIIFLSFISLWIVKNSPARPESFLFFNRTPVAVSFFRPVNLQTVNSFGRNFSRTDANNTHLVDTHFRKSENLSAHLKNPENITGYGGISIPGEQRNENAAEEGKKNGGADGNTTAIRPSDGETSIKEVEVQLPISEMVDKKIPLEKLESPRKIVRKESHRCDLTKGKWVFDESNPLYSNGSCPFIDEGFDCEGNGRLDLNYKKFKWQPQDCGDYRFNATKMLELIRGKRIVFVGDSINRNQWESMLCMLFSAIKDPRKVYETRGRRITKKKGNYSFKFVDYKCTVEFYVSHFLVHEDKARLGRRRIQTLRIDTIDRGSSRWRGADVLVFNSAHWWSHYKTKSGINYYQERDQVLPRLDVNIAFRRALTTWGAWVDKYINSKKTRVFFRSSAPSHFRGGQWNSGGHCREATEPLNVTSSNLGYPEKNVIVEDVISQMKTRVTLLNVTGLSDYRIDGHPSMFGKSYVNRQGSRGGEDCSHWCLPGVPDTWNELLYFHLNYNEMVK, encoded by the exons ATGGAGCGGCAAAGAAGCTTCGCTGTTAAACCCACTAGATACTTGGTTTTCACTTTCACAATCTCTTCGTTTATCATCttcctttcatttatttccCTTTGGATCGTCAAGAATTCCCCTGCTCGCCCTGAgagttttttgttcttcaacaGAACCCCAGTTGCTGTGAGCTTCTTCAGACCCGTGAATCTCCAGACGGTCAACAGTTTCGGGAGGAATTTCTCAAGAACTGATGCGAATAATACGCATTTGGTCGATACCCATTTCAGGAAATCTGAAAATCTTTCTGCCCACTTGAAGAATCCTGAAAATATTACTGGGTATGGTGGGATTTCAATTCCCGGCGAGCAGAGGAATGAGAACGCCGCggaagaagggaagaaaaacgGTGGCGCTGATGGAAATACCACCGCAATCCGGCCAAGCGACGGCGAGACTTCGATTAAGGAAGTTGAAGTGCAATTGCCCATCAGCGAGATGGTTGATAAGAAAATTCCATTGGAGAAATTAGAATCCCCAAGAAAGATAGTGAGAAAAGAATCTCATCGGTGTGATTTAACAAAGGGGAAGTGGGTTTTTGATGAGAGCAACCCACTGTACTCGAATGGTTCGTGTCCTTTCATTGATGAAGGTTTTGATTGCGAGGGCAATGGCAGATTGGATTTGAACTacaagaaattcaaatggCAACCCCAAGATTGTGGCGATTACAG ATTTAACGCAACAAAAATGCTGGAACTGATAAGAGGGAAGAGGATTGTCTTTGTGGGAGATTCAATCAACAGAAACCAATGGGAATCTATGCTGTGTATGTTGTTTAGTGCCATTAAAGATCCAAGGAAGGTCTATGAAACTCGTGGCCGAAGAATCACCAAGAAGAAAGGGAATTATAGCTTTAAGTTTGTG GATTACAAGTGTACTGTTGAGTTCTATGTGTCCCATTTTCTTGTTCATGAGGACAAGGCAAGGTTGGGACGGCGACGCATACAGACGCTGCGAATCGATACCATCGATCGGGGCTCGTCGAGATGGCGGGGTGCTGATGTTTTGGTTTTCAACTCTGCTCATTGGTGGTCtcattacaaaacaaaatcagg GATCAATTACTACCAAGAAAGAGACCAAGTTCTTCCTCGACTCGATGTAAATATTGCTTTCAGACGAGCTTTGACGACTTGGGGAGCATGGGTCGATAAGTACATAAATTCGAAGAAAACCCGAGTTTTCTTTCGAAGTTCAGCACCGTCCCATTTCAG GGGAGGGCAGTGGAATTCAGGTGGGCATTGTAGAGAAGCAACAGAGCCTCTAAATGTGACATCATCAAACTTGGGTTACCCAGAGAAGAATGTGATTGTAGAAGATGTGATAAGTCAGATGAAAACTCGAGTTACGTTGTTGAACGTAACTGGTTTATCGGATTATCGGATCGACGGGCACCCGTCCATGTTTGGGAAATCGTATGTAAATAGGCAGGGTTCAAGAGGAGGTGAAGATTGCAGCCATTGGTGCCTGCCTGGTGTTCCTGATACATGGAATGAGTTGTTGTATTTCCATTTGAACTATAATGAAATGGTGAAAtga
- the LOC111791853 gene encoding uncharacterized protein LOC111791853, giving the protein MAICSTRCLFTLFILSAIPIAFLISLELAKPPSHVYYYHSTGFFRECAKWDDLGRRFLVGFMDGGIGQVSVPENHSPDAVLEEVPVIKDAELQGNASLGIFVDRPRNRLLVVAADLLGNKYSGLAAYDLSSWKRQFLTHLSGPNDEKSFADDVAVDSEGNAYVTDAKNNIIWKVGADGKFISIIKSPLFISKDWYKNIVGLNGIVYHPDGFLLAIHTFSGNLYKIDLVKGEEVKLINVSGGNLVFGDGLELLSPTKLVVAGNPAGRLVESRDGWKTASLVSTCSGLKHRLATAATVKDGKVYLSHMFGIGYPKKKHALVEAVFSA; this is encoded by the exons ATGGCCATTTGCTCCACCAGATGTCTCTTCACTCTCTTCATACTTTCAGCCATTCCTATCGCATTTCTCATCTCTCTCGAGCTCGCTAAGCCCCCTTCCCATGTCTATTACTATCACAGCACCGGCTTCTTCAGGGAGTGCGCCAAATGGGACGATCTCGGCCGTCGGTTTTTGGTTGGTTTCATGGACGGTGGTATCGGCCAGGTTTCCGTTCCCGAGAATCACTCGCCGGATGCCGTTCTCGAAGAAGTTCCGGTGATCAAAGATGCTGAGTTGCAGGGGAATGCTTCTCTTGGGATTTTCGTTGACCGTCCGAGAAATCGGCTGCTCGTGGTCGCCGCGGATTTGCTTGGCAACAAGTACAGCGGACTTGCGGCCTATGATCTCTCATCTTGGAAGCGGCAATTTCTGACTCATCTTAGTGGTCCGA ATGATGAGAAATCCTTTGCGGATGATGTTGCCGTTGATTCCGAAGGCAATGCATATGTGACGGATGCGAAAAACAACATAATATGGAAGGTTGGAGCCGATGGCAAGTTCATATCTATCATCAAAAGTCCGCTATTCATCTCCAAGGATTGGTACAAAAACATTGTTGGTTTAAATGGCATAGTTTATCACCCAGATGGATTTTTGTTAGCTATTCATACATTTAGTGGAAATCTATACAAGATAGATTTGGTGAAGGGGGAGGAAGTTAAGTTGATCAATGTAAGTGGAGGCAATCTTGTGTTTGGAGATGGCCTAGAGCTACTTTCTCCAACCAAACTTGTAGTTGCAGGGAACCCTGCTGGAAGATTGGTGGAAAGCAGAGACGGGTGGAAAACCGCTTCGTTGGTGTCGACATGTTCGGGACTGAAGCATCGGTTGGCCACGGCTGCAACCGTGAAGGATGGGAAGGTGTACCTCAGCCACATGTTCGGAATCGGGTATCCAAAGAAGAAGCATGCTCTTGTAGAGGCAGTTTTTTCTGCATAG
- the LOC111791855 gene encoding uncharacterized protein LOC111791855, with product MGEVSLYVEEFQFQTSYQVSRCRICHEDELETALQLEAPCSCSGTIKFAHRDCIQRWCTEKGSTVCEICLQNYEPGYTSPSKKPQRGDPGVTIRDSLQIPRNEEEEAAEPASPPADGGASDSTCSTTADRGASCCKSVALTFTLMLLVRHFYEVVTIDTAQYPFTLATVLILRVSGIIFPMYVIIRTITAIQNSARRNRYRYQNEEESDVDSDDDDRSSFEEDDRRVHHIV from the exons atgggcGAAGTGTCTCTATACGTAGAGGAGTTCCAATTCCAAACGTCCTACCAAGTCTCACGCTGTAGGATCTGCCACGAAGACGAACTCGAAACTGCCCTCCAACTCGAAGCCCCCTGTTCCTGTTCTGGCACCATTAAG TTCGCTCACAGAGACTGTATTCAGAGATGGTGCACCGAAAAAGGCAGCACAGTCTGTGAAATTTGTCTCCAG AATTACGAACCAGGCTACACGTCACCTTCTAAGAAGCCTCAACGCGGCGATCCAGGTGTCACTATcag GGATAGTTTGCAAATCCCTAGAAACGAGGAAGAAGAGGCGGCAGAGCCCGCATCGCCACCCGCAGACGGCGGCGCGTCGGACTCCACTTGCTCCACCACCGCTGACCGTGGTGCTTCCTGCTGTAAATCCGTGGCTCTCACT TTTACTTTAATGTTGTTGGTGAGACATTTCTATGAAGTGGTTACTATTGACACTGCACAATACCCATTTACGCTTGCCACT GTTCTTATTTTAAGAGTTAGCGGGATTATTTTTCCTATGTACGTGATAATTCGAACGATCACTGCCATTCAAAATAGTGCTCGTCGAAATCGGTATCGATATCAGAATGAAGAG GAATCTGATGTTGAtagtgatgatgatgatagaTCGAGCTTTGAAGAGGATGATAGAAGGGTGCATCATATTGTCTAA
- the LOC111791861 gene encoding calvin cycle protein CP12-2, chloroplastic-like, whose protein sequence is MATISGVNLSSPRILAKAVEIPKPQSFNVGFLRRSWKQSTQFRAIRLRVPPVHAAPDKISDKVEESIKNAEEACAGDPVSGECAAAWDEVEELSAAASHARDKKESDPLETYCKDNPETEECRTYDN, encoded by the coding sequence ATGGCGACCATTTCAGGGGTGAACCTCTCAAGTCCAAGAATCTTGGCCAAGGCTGTTGAGATACCTAAACCCCAATCTTTCAATGTTGGGTTTCTCCGCCGCTCGTGGAAGCAGTCGACCCAGTTCAGAGCCATACGATTGAGAGTTCCACCGGTTCACGCTGCACCGGATAAGATATCGGACAAGGTGGAAGAGAGCATCAAGAATGCAGAGGAGGCTTGTGCAGGTGACCCTGTGAGCGGCGAGTGTGCTGCAGCATGGGACGAAGTTGAGGAATTGAGCGCGGCAGCCAGCCATGCTCGTGACAAGAAGGAGTCGGATCCATTGGAGACCTATTGCAAGGACAATCCAGAGACGGAGGAATGTCGCACCTATGACAACTGA